ATGTAATCTTGACCAGAAATACCATGCTGAAGTTCCGTTTCAGGTTCAGCGTGACCCGGTCATTGCTCTTGAATGGCGTGATTGTCTTGACCTCGACCAGGTCATTGCCGAGCCGTCCGTCAGACCCTTGAGCTTGCTCACAGGATCGCCCTCCCGCTGCCCAGGATCTGGCCGCGGCAGACGAAGCCGATCTCGGCGTAGCGGCTGTCGAGGCCGCGCTGATGGCTGGTCCCGGTGTAGAAGCAGCCGTCGGGGATCGGGCCTTCGGGGCCCTTGTGAAGCGCAATGCGAGACGGGTCTCATCGAGCCGCGCGGCGATCTTGCGGCCGTTGATGAAGACCTCGTGGCCACGGTGGCTCACGACATCGCCCGGCACGCCCAACACCCGCTTGCCGAAGAGCTGCGCGCCTTCTCCGAAATGCGCTTCGACGAGTCTGCTCGCCGGCGGCTCGAAGAAGATCAGGCTGCCGCGCTCGATCCGCGCATGCTTGTCGAGCCAGAAGGCCCAGTTGGGCAGGCTCGGGCTGGCATTGATGAGGAAGGCATGGTCTTTCGCGAAGGCGTCGACCGCGCCCCATCCAAGTGGCAGCAGCACCAGACCGGTCAGGACGAGCGGTCGTTTGAGCGTGCGGACAAAACGAGAGGCAAAGC
Above is a genomic segment from Erythrobacter sp. 3-20A1M containing:
- a CDS encoding S26 family signal peptidase, whose protein sequence is MTRFASRFVRTLKRPLVLTGLVLLPLGWGAVDAFAKDHAFLINASPSLPNWAFWLDKHARIERGSLIFFEPPASRLVEAHFGEGAQLFGKRVLGVPGDVVSHRGHEVFINGRKIAARLDETRLALRFTRAPKARSPTAASTPGPAISAASTAATPRSASSAAARSWAAGGRSCEQAQGSDGRLGNDLVEVKTITPFKSNDRVTLNLKRNFSMVFLVKITSDFEVRGKLIPRRALPRVKGDKLVLEWTDVGCG